Sequence from the Bacillus sp. es.036 genome:
GAATGAGAACTACCTGTATTAATTAGCACCGCTCCATTTTCTTTTGATTGAAGAAGAATGGCCTCTCCAATTGAAAGGTCAAGAAACGTCACTGCCACTTCATGATTTCTTAAATGAAGATCAACAGATTGAATTGAGGCTTCAGTACTTGTTGCACCGAGCATAAGAATATAAGTACTTATCATCAACACGAGTAATTTCTTCATCACAATCCCTCCTCATAGAAGTAGTTTGTGATGAAGATGTGCATTATAACCAGAGATCTAGTTCATTTACCAATTCTTCTGTTGTCCCTTTAATTAATGGGACGTCCGGTAAGGATTTTACAAATAATCGACCGTATCTTGTCGAAATGATGCGGCGATCGAATATAAATACTGCACCTCGATCACGCTGCGAGCGAACGAGCCTTCCAAACCCCTGTTTGAAGCGAATAATTGCTTCAGGTAGCGAAAGTTCCATAAATGGGTTACCACCGGAACTTTTCAATTGCTCTGATCTCGCCTGAAAAACGGGGTTATCAGGCGGCGAGAATGGAAGGCGAACGATGATAAGGCAACTTAAATCTTCTCCTGGAATATCCACGCCCTCCCAGAAGCTACTCGTACCAAACAAAATCGCGTCTTCACTTTCTTTAAAATTCTTTGTTAGCCTAACCCTGCTTCCGCTATCAACACCCTGACTAATCAACGTTAGTTCATCATGAGCGATTAATTCTTTCATCCGATGATGTGCTTTTTTAAGCATGTCGTAAGATGTAAACAAAACAAGCATTCTTCCCCTCGTGACGCGGGCAATTTGAAGAATCGCATCCGTAATATGTTCAACAAATTGAACATCGGATACATCTTTAATCATAGGCAAATCTGTAGGTATCATCAGTCGTGCTTGCTCACTATAATCAAATGGAGAATGATATTGGTGAATAAGCGGCCCAAATTCTTCCAAACCAAGTCGCTTCGTAATATAATCAAACGAATTCTTTACAGTAAGCGTAGCAGATGTTAACAATATACTTTTTTTCTTTCCGAAGTAGTCGCTTGAAAGTAGGGAACCCACTTCCACTGGTCTACTGAACAAAAATGCCGAATTTAACGATCCTTTAGGATCAATTTCTACCCACTTTACATCATTTTCACTTTCATTAAGAATAAGATAGTCAACTTTTGAAAGCTCCTCTAAAACAGAAGCATGAATGCCTTTAAAGTCAGCAGACGTATTTAACTGTTCTCTCGTTAGCTCATCTTCTTTTAAATCAAGTTCTTTCTCTAGCTTTTTTAATGATTTATCTAGATCTTTCAAATAGAAAACCAAACGATGGGCTGCTTCTTGAATCGCTTCCCATGCTGAGCCATTCTCACCTGTAATCCGATAGCTTAATCGACCAATTTCATTTGAGCGATGAATGTTTTTTTGTACGTAACGATGAAGCATACGAAAAAGTTCATCAACATCTCCAAGAATCGTTTTCACATATGCATCAATTTCATTTTTTGTCTCTTCTACTTCGACTTCCAGGTTTTTTAAAATGCTTAGAACTTTTCCATAAATTCCGTCGCCATCCTTTAGTCCAATTCGGACAAATCCCTGTAGAATCGAGAAATAATCGGTTTTGATGCCAAAAAACTCAGTAGCAATATCTTCAAGATGATGAGCTTCATCAATCACAGCCTGCTGATAAGCGGGTAATAATTGATGCTCATTAATTAAATCACTGAATAATAAAGCGTGATTTGTAATAATTAAATCCGCATTCATCGCAAAGCGTTTTCTTCGATGATAAAAGTCACGCGAAAACCATGGAGAACGGTGATTAGCGGAAACGGCTGCATCACTTTTTACCTGATGCCAGAAAATCTTTCCACCGCTAGAAAGGTTTAACTCTTCCACATCCCCATAATCCGTTTCAAGTAGCCAGACGAGAATTTGTGCCTTTGTTAAAATCGTATCGTAATTGTCTTCTTCAACATGATGTAGCTGCTGTTCAAATCGGGTTAAGTCTAAATAATGACTTCTTCCTTTGATAATCGTAGCTTTAAAGGAAAATGGCAAAATATCACGAAGAAAAGGCAGATCCCGTTGTAGCAGTTGTTCTTGTAATTGAATCGTATGGGTACTAACAACAACTGGCTTGCCAGAGTTCTTAGCATGAACGACTCCAGGTAGTAAATAACCTAATGACTTACCTATCCCCGTCCCTGCCTCAATGAGAATATGTTGATTTGTATCAAAGGCATGAGCCACCTGCTTCATCATATCGCTTTGACCCGTTCGCACTTCAAAGTCAGGGATTGTTTCAGCCATTTTTTGTTCAAACTCTTTTTGTGCATGCTCAAATTGAATCGATTGATGGGGAGAATCCACTTCACTGGTTTGTTCTTGTAACTTAATCGCAATGTCTCGAAAGATCTCAAAATTGCCTTCTGGTTCAATCCTATTCTTTTTGTCTTGCATGATCTCATGTAAGACCACTTCCATATCGCTCGATAGTCGAGTGGAAAGCTCCGCTAACTGTTCGAGGGTTACAAGTGGTAAACCATACAGTTTATCAAAAAGAAAGAGCAATAGTTCAGCTGTAACTTCAGCATCACTATCTGCTTGGTGGGGATTATCATGTTGAATTTCTAAATATTCTGCAAGTGAAGATAATTTATATGCTTCTGCTGTTGGCAATAAAATTCGAGCAAGTTCCACCGTGTCAATCGTTGGTCCTGTAAACGGATCATATCCACTCACATCAAGCTGCGCATTCATAAAGTTAAGATCGAATCGTACGTTATGGGCGACAAAATAAGCCCCATCCAATCGTTTGAGAAGCTCTGGAGCCACCTCTTCAAATAATGGTGCATCTTTCAAATCTTCATCCGTTATTCCGGTCAATTGTTGTATAAATAGAGGAAGTGATTTCTCAGGGTTTACAAATGTTGCATACCGATCAACGATCACTCCATCTTCAATAACTGCTAATCCTATTTGAATGATTCGATCCCCATTTTTAGGGGAGTTTCCTGTCGTTTCAAAATCTATTATGGTATATCGATTCATACGTTTTCACCTCAGTTGCTTCAACCCTTCAAGCGGTTACCTTCATTACTTTATCATTTTTTCTCTTGAACGGAAAATAATTTCTTATTCATTTGAACTCAATTTACCTAAAAGACTTCTAAAACATAGACCCGCTTTGCTTTAGAAGGAAGCGTTCTATATCTGAGAGCACGCATGGGAGAAGAACTTTCCATATCACCCTTCAAAAAAATGCCCTGGACAAAGTCCAGAGCATTTTCTTATAAAATTGTTGCTTCAGGCTCTAGCCCAATCATATCAACGATTGTATTATGCTCATTCATTATGGCTACGCGCGGCGTATATTGTTTCGCTTCTTCCTCAGTCATCATAGCGTAAGCAACAATAATGACCACGTCTCCTTCTTGAACGAGTCGTGCAGCTGCTCCATTTAAACAAACAACTCCCGATCCTCTTTCACCAGGAATAATATATGTTTCTAACCTTGCACCATTATTATTATTTACAATTTGAACTTTCTCATTCGGAAGCATGCCTACAGCTTCAATAATGTCCTCGTCTATCGTAATGCTTCCCACATAGTTTAAATTAGCTTCCGTTACACGGGCGCGATGAATTTTACCCTTCATCATTGTTAAAAACATCTTCTACACTCCTATCGCAATTTCATTTCTAGTTGTAACCTTGTTATCTATGAGTCGTGCAGCAGTAAATTGAACAGCCACCGCTACAATGATGTTTTCTTTCATCACATCAATGGCTTCTAACGCTGGATATGAAAGAACTTCAACATAATCAATCACTCCAGATGTTTGGTTTAAGTAAGAAATAATCATTTCTTTAATACGTACTGGATTCGTTTCCCCTCGCTCAATCGCATTTGCTGCAGCATCAAGACTTCTTGACAACTGAATGGCCTCTTCTCGTTCAGTAGGCGTTAAATATACATTACGCGAGCTTTTCGCAAGCCCATCTTCCTCTCGGATAATTGGACACGGGACGATTTCAACGGGAACGTTAAAATCCTCCACAAGCCCTTTTATCACGGCTACTTGCTGAGCATCTTTCATACCAAAGTACGCGCGATCTGGGAGAACGATCTGAAGCAATTTCATAACGACGGTAGCTACGCCATCAAAATGCCCTGGCCTTGCTTCACCACATAATGTATCCACACGTTCTTGAACGGTTAATCGTGTGGTACGTTCTTTTGGATACATCTCTTTCACATTTGGATAGAATAGGATGTCTACTCCCGCCTGTTTCGCAAGTTGTTCATCGCGCTTCAAATCTCTCGGATAGCGATCAAAATCTTCATTCGGACCAAATTGCAAAGGATTTACAAATATGCTCATGATAACGCAATCATTTTGTATCAACGCTTCTTCAACAAGACTCATATGTCCTTCATGAAGATAACCCATCGTAGGTACAAAGCCAATCGTCTTGCCCGATCTTAACGTTTTTTTAGAAAAGGTCTGCATTTCGTTGATCGTCGTTATGATTCTCATGATCTTGTCCCTCCGTACATCCCTGATAGCTGCTCTTCCTTCATATTAAACGAGTGCTTTTGCTCTGGAAATTGACGTTCTTTCACTTCTGCAACATACTCACCAATCGCCTTCGAAATAACGTTTGAAACATGACTATACTGCTTCACAAATTTAGGTACATGACCCGTACCATAACCGATCACATCGTGATAAACGAGAACTTGCCCATCTGCCTGAACACCCGCTCCAATGCCAATGACTGGAATCGAAAGCTCATATGCCACAATTTCCGTTAGCTGTTGAGGGACACATTCCAATACAAGCGCAAAGGCTCCTGCTTCTTCTATTGCTTTTGCTTCTCTAACGAGTAAGGCGGCACTATCAGATTCTTTTGCCTGTACTTTATAGCCACCTAATACACCTACAGATTGTGGTGTTAGCCCTAAATGTCCCATAACCGGTACACCTGCTGTAGTTAACTTTCTAACTTGTGAAATAACTTCTCCACCGCCTTCAAGCTTAACTGCATGAGCTCCAGCTTCTTGCATAA
This genomic interval carries:
- the dinG gene encoding ATP-dependent DNA helicase DinG — protein: MNRYTIIDFETTGNSPKNGDRIIQIGLAVIEDGVIVDRYATFVNPEKSLPLFIQQLTGITDEDLKDAPLFEEVAPELLKRLDGAYFVAHNVRFDLNFMNAQLDVSGYDPFTGPTIDTVELARILLPTAEAYKLSSLAEYLEIQHDNPHQADSDAEVTAELLLFLFDKLYGLPLVTLEQLAELSTRLSSDMEVVLHEIMQDKKNRIEPEGNFEIFRDIAIKLQEQTSEVDSPHQSIQFEHAQKEFEQKMAETIPDFEVRTGQSDMMKQVAHAFDTNQHILIEAGTGIGKSLGYLLPGVVHAKNSGKPVVVSTHTIQLQEQLLQRDLPFLRDILPFSFKATIIKGRSHYLDLTRFEQQLHHVEEDNYDTILTKAQILVWLLETDYGDVEELNLSSGGKIFWHQVKSDAAVSANHRSPWFSRDFYHRRKRFAMNADLIITNHALLFSDLINEHQLLPAYQQAVIDEAHHLEDIATEFFGIKTDYFSILQGFVRIGLKDGDGIYGKVLSILKNLEVEVEETKNEIDAYVKTILGDVDELFRMLHRYVQKNIHRSNEIGRLSYRITGENGSAWEAIQEAAHRLVFYLKDLDKSLKKLEKELDLKEDELTREQLNTSADFKGIHASVLEELSKVDYLILNESENDVKWVEIDPKGSLNSAFLFSRPVEVGSLLSSDYFGKKKSILLTSATLTVKNSFDYITKRLGLEEFGPLIHQYHSPFDYSEQARLMIPTDLPMIKDVSDVQFVEHITDAILQIARVTRGRMLVLFTSYDMLKKAHHRMKELIAHDELTLISQGVDSGSRVRLTKNFKESEDAILFGTSSFWEGVDIPGEDLSCLIIVRLPFSPPDNPVFQARSEQLKSSGGNPFMELSLPEAIIRFKQGFGRLVRSQRDRGAVFIFDRRIISTRYGRLFVKSLPDVPLIKGTTEELVNELDLWL
- the panD gene encoding aspartate 1-decarboxylase, with translation MFLTMMKGKIHRARVTEANLNYVGSITIDEDIIEAVGMLPNEKVQIVNNNNGARLETYIIPGERGSGVVCLNGAAARLVQEGDVVIIVAYAMMTEEEAKQYTPRVAIMNEHNTIVDMIGLEPEATIL
- the panC gene encoding pantoate--beta-alanine ligase; translation: MRIITTINEMQTFSKKTLRSGKTIGFVPTMGYLHEGHMSLVEEALIQNDCVIMSIFVNPLQFGPNEDFDRYPRDLKRDEQLAKQAGVDILFYPNVKEMYPKERTTRLTVQERVDTLCGEARPGHFDGVATVVMKLLQIVLPDRAYFGMKDAQQVAVIKGLVEDFNVPVEIVPCPIIREEDGLAKSSRNVYLTPTEREEAIQLSRSLDAAANAIERGETNPVRIKEMIISYLNQTSGVIDYVEVLSYPALEAIDVMKENIIVAVAVQFTAARLIDNKVTTRNEIAIGV
- the panB gene encoding 3-methyl-2-oxobutanoate hydroxymethyltransferase, which produces MKTTSDFKKMKVNKEPIAMLTAYDYPSAKLAEAAGMDLLLVGDSVGMVALGYDSTVPVTMDDMVLHTKAVKRGAPHTFVVTDLPFLTYHSSFQETLAHAGRLMQEAGAHAVKLEGGGEVISQVRKLTTAGVPVMGHLGLTPQSVGVLGGYKVQAKESDSAALLVREAKAIEEAGAFALVLECVPQQLTEIVAYELSIPVIGIGAGVQADGQVLVYHDVIGYGTGHVPKFVKQYSHVSNVISKAIGEYVAEVKERQFPEQKHSFNMKEEQLSGMYGGTRS